The following coding sequences are from one Limibacillus halophilus window:
- a CDS encoding carboxymuconolactone decarboxylase family protein yields MSRFAIHTLETAPEASRATLEQIKLKYGFVPNLAAVFAEAPGTMNGLLGLLGAYDSDDIGLTQAERQVVMLAVSVKNRCEYCTAAHSMLASMNGLSADDIENLQEGAPLDDTKLETLRRFAETLTDKRGWADDTDINTFFAAGYTKANVLDVILGVAVKTLTNYANHVAKPPVNEQFSQFLPKWAKAA; encoded by the coding sequence ATGTCGCGCTTTGCCATTCACACCCTCGAGACAGCACCCGAAGCTTCCCGGGCAACCTTGGAGCAGATCAAGCTGAAGTATGGTTTCGTACCAAACTTGGCTGCTGTCTTCGCAGAGGCCCCGGGAACCATGAACGGTCTCCTTGGCCTACTCGGCGCCTATGATTCCGATGACATCGGACTTACACAAGCCGAACGGCAGGTCGTTATGCTGGCGGTCTCCGTCAAGAATAGGTGCGAGTACTGCACAGCGGCCCACAGCATGCTGGCCAGCATGAACGGCTTGAGCGCCGACGATATTGAGAACCTTCAAGAGGGCGCCCCGCTGGACGATACGAAGCTGGAAACGCTCCGTCGATTTGCCGAGACATTGACCGACAAACGCGGTTGGGCAGACGATACGGACATCAATACTTTCTTTGCCGCCGGCTACACAAAAGCCAACGTTCTTGATGTCATTCTCGGCGTAGCGGTGAAAACCCTCACCAACTACGCCAATCACGTGGCCAAACCACCTGTCAACGAGCAGTTTTCGCAATTCCTGCCGAAGTGGGCGAAAGCCGCTTGA
- a CDS encoding TetR/AcrR family transcriptional regulator, with product MPDHSTIKRAHRGRGRPLEFDRATAVRQALDAFWRRGYQGVSVTDLAEVMSITRTSFYNSFGDRQSVFKEALDVYRREAPDSALADIPAGVAVVPAVRQVFRNICRARIEDPEARGCLVVNTLGQMGNLEGEVDSYLKRAISNGTKVIERLLSQAVEQGEIPPIADLKAASKSFVAFLIGLNTLSKVVRDESQLWDLCENFLERYGF from the coding sequence ATGCCGGACCATTCCACGATAAAGCGCGCGCACCGAGGGCGGGGCAGACCGCTGGAGTTTGATCGGGCAACGGCGGTCCGGCAGGCATTGGACGCGTTCTGGCGCCGTGGATATCAAGGGGTTTCGGTTACAGATCTGGCCGAAGTCATGTCGATCACCCGTACCAGCTTTTACAATTCCTTCGGTGACCGTCAGTCGGTGTTCAAGGAAGCGCTGGACGTTTATCGCCGCGAAGCGCCGGACAGTGCGCTGGCGGACATCCCCGCAGGGGTTGCAGTCGTTCCAGCAGTCAGACAGGTATTTCGGAATATTTGTCGCGCTCGAATCGAAGATCCAGAGGCAAGAGGGTGCCTTGTCGTCAATACGCTTGGACAAATGGGCAACCTCGAGGGCGAGGTCGACAGCTACTTAAAGCGAGCGATCAGCAACGGGACAAAAGTTATTGAGCGGCTCTTGAGCCAAGCAGTGGAGCAGGGGGAGATTCCCCCAATCGCCGACCTCAAGGCTGCAAGCAAATCCTTCGTTGCCTTTCTGATCGGTTTGAACACGCTTTCCAAAGTGGTGCGCGATGAATCGCAGCTTTGGGATCTTTGCGAAAACTTTCTCGAACGATATGGATTCTGA
- a CDS encoding ABC transporter ATP-binding protein — MSNANADDFVLETVGLTKSFKGFVAVNNVSLKVRRNTIHALIGPNGAGKTTVFNLITKFLEPSAGHIHYNGRDITRTSPADIARQGMVRSFQISAVFPHLTVLENVRIALQRPVGVSFHFWRPKTILNRLNDRALELLEDVGLQDAAGSLAVELPYGRKRALEIATTLALDPEVMLLDEPMAGMGREDIERVAALIKRLSANRTVLMVEHNLDVVANLSDCITVLQRGEILTEGKYEAISEDPRVREAYMGNVDA; from the coding sequence TTGAGTAACGCCAACGCGGACGATTTTGTTCTCGAGACCGTAGGGCTAACAAAGAGCTTCAAGGGATTCGTCGCAGTCAACAATGTCTCGCTGAAAGTCCGAAGAAATACGATCCACGCACTGATTGGACCGAACGGGGCAGGCAAAACCACAGTCTTCAACCTCATTACTAAGTTCCTTGAACCGAGTGCCGGGCATATCCACTACAATGGCCGCGATATCACGCGGACTTCGCCCGCAGATATCGCGCGTCAGGGCATGGTTCGGTCGTTTCAGATATCCGCCGTTTTTCCGCACCTTACTGTGCTGGAAAACGTTCGCATCGCGTTGCAGCGGCCAGTTGGAGTTTCATTCCATTTCTGGCGTCCCAAAACCATCCTCAACCGTTTGAACGACCGCGCTCTTGAGCTGCTGGAGGATGTCGGTTTGCAGGATGCCGCGGGTTCGCTGGCCGTTGAACTTCCGTATGGTCGCAAGCGGGCCTTGGAGATCGCAACGACGTTGGCCCTGGATCCAGAGGTTATGTTGCTGGACGAGCCGATGGCCGGCATGGGACGTGAGGATATCGAACGTGTTGCCGCTCTGATCAAACGCCTTTCCGCAAACCGCACGGTTCTCATGGTTGAGCACAACCTGGATGTTGTCGCCAATCTGTCGGACTGCATCACGGTTTTGCAGCGCGGCGAGATACTGACAGAAGGCAAGTACGAAGCCATTTCAGAAGACCCGCGGGTCCGGGAAGCCTACATGGGGAATGTCGATGCCTGA
- a CDS encoding ABC transporter ATP-binding protein, producing MSMPEAASETATIQTSPKHTLLSVADLHAFYGESHILHGMNFTVNRGEVVTLLGRNGAGKTTTLRGIMGMVDQRKGRVEFDGTEIIDLSSDKIARRGIAYCPEERGIFASLDVEENLMLPPKIRDGGMSVEEIYELFPNLKERLRSSGTKLSGGEQQMLAIGRILRTGAKLLLLDEPTEGLAPIIIQQIGEAIRRLKARDFTILLVEQNFHFAATVADRHYVVEHGRVIDEIANSDVKANLEKLHDYLGV from the coding sequence ATGTCGATGCCTGAGGCCGCAAGCGAAACAGCCACGATCCAAACTAGTCCCAAGCACACCCTGCTAAGCGTTGCCGACTTACATGCCTTCTATGGCGAGTCACACATTTTGCACGGCATGAATTTTACCGTGAATCGGGGTGAAGTCGTGACCTTGCTCGGCCGCAATGGGGCCGGAAAGACTACGACCTTGCGCGGGATCATGGGCATGGTCGATCAACGCAAGGGCCGTGTTGAATTTGACGGTACGGAAATCATTGATCTTTCATCCGACAAGATTGCGCGCCGTGGCATAGCTTACTGCCCGGAAGAGCGCGGCATCTTTGCTAGCTTGGATGTGGAAGAGAATCTAATGCTGCCGCCAAAAATTCGGGATGGTGGCATGTCGGTGGAGGAGATCTACGAGCTCTTTCCCAACCTGAAGGAACGGTTACGTAGTTCTGGAACGAAGCTGTCCGGCGGCGAGCAGCAGATGCTGGCGATTGGTCGCATTCTTCGTACAGGGGCAAAGCTCTTGCTGTTGGACGAACCAACGGAAGGACTGGCGCCCATTATCATTCAGCAGATTGGCGAAGCTATTCGGCGCCTGAAAGCCCGAGATTTCACCATTCTGCTGGTTGAGCAGAATTTCCATTTCGCAGCGACCGTGGCTGATCGCCATTACGTCGTCGAGCACGGTCGCGTCATCGACGAAATCGCGAATAGCGACGTCAAAGCAAACCTGGAAAAACTGCACGACTATCTCGGGGTCTAA
- a CDS encoding ABC transporter substrate-binding protein: MRLGKTALLGAVFALAAGSAHADISDGVLRIGVLNDQSGLYTDLGGPGSVEAAKMAVEDFGGTVNGMPIEIVSADHQNKPDIGSNIVRQWIDVDGVDVIVDVPTSSVALAVQKVTAEKDTAFLMSGPASTRLTNEDCAATGVHYSYDTYALAIGTGKAMVQEGGDTWFFLTADYAFGHSLEQDTSNVVEENGGKVLGVVRHPLSSSDFSSYLLQAQGSGAKVIGLANAGGDTTNSIKQASEFGITQSGQRLAALLMFITDVDALGLDVAQGLTLTTGFYWNMNEETRAFADRFAARMDGQRPTMVQAGVYSAVAHYLKAVAEANDDGGKAAVDQMKKLPINDFFATNGTIRDDGRMVHDMYLAQVKTPAESTGKWDYYNILRTIPGDQAFQPLSESRCPLIKG, encoded by the coding sequence ATGAGACTAGGAAAGACAGCATTGTTGGGCGCGGTATTTGCCCTGGCGGCAGGCTCGGCGCACGCCGATATTTCCGATGGCGTGCTCCGAATCGGCGTTCTCAACGATCAATCCGGTCTCTACACGGACTTGGGCGGCCCGGGATCGGTAGAAGCCGCAAAAATGGCGGTAGAGGACTTCGGTGGAACGGTCAACGGCATGCCGATTGAGATCGTCTCCGCCGACCACCAGAACAAGCCGGACATTGGATCCAACATCGTGCGTCAGTGGATCGACGTTGACGGCGTGGACGTAATCGTAGACGTGCCGACATCATCTGTCGCTCTGGCGGTCCAGAAGGTGACGGCTGAAAAAGATACGGCGTTCTTGATGAGCGGCCCGGCGAGCACGCGGCTGACTAATGAGGATTGCGCGGCAACGGGTGTGCATTACTCCTACGATACCTATGCCCTGGCGATCGGTACCGGCAAGGCGATGGTTCAGGAGGGCGGCGACACATGGTTCTTCCTTACCGCCGACTACGCTTTCGGTCATTCGTTGGAGCAGGATACTTCGAACGTTGTTGAGGAAAACGGTGGCAAGGTCCTCGGTGTGGTCCGTCACCCGCTCAGCAGCTCTGATTTCTCTTCCTACCTGCTGCAGGCACAGGGTTCGGGCGCCAAGGTTATCGGACTGGCGAATGCCGGTGGCGATACCACCAACTCCATCAAGCAGGCCAGCGAGTTCGGCATCACGCAAAGCGGGCAGCGTCTGGCGGCTTTGCTGATGTTCATCACTGACGTTGACGCTCTGGGGTTGGACGTGGCCCAGGGCCTGACTCTGACCACCGGTTTCTACTGGAACATGAATGAAGAGACCCGCGCCTTCGCGGATCGTTTTGCTGCTCGCATGGACGGCCAGCGGCCGACCATGGTCCAGGCCGGCGTCTACTCTGCCGTGGCGCACTACCTCAAGGCTGTGGCTGAAGCCAATGACGATGGCGGTAAGGCCGCTGTCGATCAGATGAAGAAATTGCCGATCAACGATTTCTTCGCAACGAACGGTACCATCCGCGACGACGGCCGCATGGTGCATGATATGTATCTTGCACAGGTGAAGACTCCTGCTGAGTCGACCGGTAAGTGGGATTACTACAACATCTTGAGGACGATCCCCGGGGATCAGGCTTTCCAGCCGCTGTCCGAAAGCCGTTGCCCGCTCATCAAAGGCTAA
- a CDS encoding branched-chain amino acid ABC transporter permease, with product MQELLGVPAAVLFGQLLLGLINGSFYALLSLGLAVIFGMLNVINFAHGALYMTGAFVAWMLLNYLGIGYWPALVLVPIAVGALGVLMEKTMLSRLYKLDHLYGLLLTFGLALIIEGLFRNGYGVSGQPYPIPDILSGGYNLGFMFLPIYRGWVIIASLIICFGTWFLVERTRFGAYLRAAVENQQLVRAFGINVPLLMTMAFGFAVALAGVAGVLAAPIYQVSPLMGQQVIIVVFAIVVIGGLGSIMGSIITGLGVGIIEGLTKTFYPEGSAVVVFVLMAIVLVLRPHGLFGRPRT from the coding sequence ATGCAAGAATTGCTGGGCGTGCCCGCCGCCGTACTCTTCGGACAGCTATTGCTTGGCTTGATCAACGGCTCTTTTTACGCGTTGCTGAGCCTTGGTCTTGCCGTGATTTTCGGCATGCTGAACGTTATCAATTTTGCACACGGCGCTCTTTATATGACGGGGGCGTTCGTAGCCTGGATGCTGCTCAACTATCTGGGAATTGGTTATTGGCCGGCTTTGGTCTTGGTGCCTATCGCCGTGGGGGCGCTGGGCGTTCTCATGGAGAAAACCATGTTGAGCCGCCTTTACAAACTGGATCACCTATACGGGCTATTGCTCACATTCGGCCTTGCGCTGATTATCGAGGGCCTTTTCCGCAATGGGTACGGCGTTTCCGGTCAGCCTTATCCTATCCCCGATATTCTCAGCGGCGGCTACAATCTCGGGTTCATGTTCCTGCCGATTTACCGAGGCTGGGTTATCATTGCCTCGCTTATTATCTGTTTCGGGACCTGGTTCCTGGTAGAGCGCACCCGTTTTGGCGCCTACCTGCGGGCCGCTGTCGAGAACCAGCAATTGGTGCGCGCCTTTGGCATCAACGTGCCTTTGCTGATGACGATGGCGTTTGGGTTTGCCGTCGCACTGGCCGGGGTCGCGGGCGTTCTCGCCGCGCCGATCTATCAGGTTAGTCCGCTGATGGGGCAGCAGGTGATTATCGTTGTCTTCGCCATCGTCGTAATCGGTGGATTAGGGTCTATTATGGGGTCCATTATCACAGGCTTGGGAGTCGGTATCATCGAAGGCTTGACCAAGACCTTCTACCCTGAAGGGTCTGCGGTGGTGGTCTTTGTGCTTATGGCAATCGTCTTGGTGTTGCGTCCGCATGGACTTTTTGGGAGGCCTCGGACATGA
- a CDS encoding branched-chain amino acid ABC transporter permease, whose product MGANKIRKALIALGILLLLLAPFIGIYPVFVMKLLCFALFACAFNLMLGYVGLLSFGHAAFFGMAAYVTGHSVKVWGLTPEVGIIAGALVAAVLGLVIGSLATRRQGIYFAMITLALAQMVYFFSIQAPFTHGEDGIQGIPRGFLLGLVDLSDTLNMYYFVVGVFLFGFLVIYRTINSPFGQVLKAIRENENRVISLGYRVTHYKIAAFVISAAFTGVAGGTKAIVFQAATLTDVHWQMSGEVVLMTLVGGVGTIFGPVIGAGLLVVLQNYLASVGSWVTVITGVIFVVCVLAFRRGIVGEIAERLKR is encoded by the coding sequence ATGGGGGCGAATAAGATTCGCAAGGCATTGATAGCGCTGGGTATCTTGCTGTTGCTGCTGGCCCCTTTCATTGGCATTTATCCCGTGTTTGTGATGAAGCTGTTGTGTTTCGCGCTGTTTGCCTGCGCCTTCAATTTGATGCTGGGGTATGTCGGGTTGTTGTCATTCGGGCACGCCGCCTTCTTCGGGATGGCGGCCTATGTAACCGGCCATTCGGTCAAGGTGTGGGGATTGACACCAGAGGTTGGGATCATAGCAGGGGCTCTGGTTGCCGCTGTGTTGGGGTTGGTGATCGGTTCTCTGGCAACGCGACGCCAGGGCATCTACTTTGCGATGATCACGCTCGCACTGGCACAGATGGTGTACTTTTTCAGCATTCAAGCACCGTTCACCCACGGCGAAGATGGAATTCAGGGAATTCCGCGGGGATTTCTCCTGGGATTGGTGGATTTATCCGACACTCTAAACATGTACTACTTCGTGGTTGGGGTGTTTCTTTTCGGGTTCCTGGTTATCTACCGCACGATCAACTCGCCTTTCGGTCAAGTCCTGAAGGCGATCCGCGAGAATGAGAATCGCGTTATCTCCCTGGGATATCGCGTAACGCATTACAAGATCGCAGCCTTCGTCATATCGGCCGCTTTTACCGGCGTTGCCGGGGGCACAAAAGCGATCGTCTTCCAGGCCGCAACGCTGACGGATGTGCATTGGCAGATGTCCGGCGAGGTCGTGTTGATGACATTGGTTGGCGGCGTGGGGACGATATTCGGCCCGGTGATTGGGGCCGGCTTGTTGGTGGTGTTACAGAACTATCTAGCCAGCGTAGGCTCCTGGGTTACCGTGATCACAGGTGTGATATTTGTGGTTTGCGTGTTGGCCTTCCGGCGCGGAATCGTCGGCGAGATCGCGGAACGCCTCAAGCGATAG
- a CDS encoding zinc ABC transporter substrate-binding protein produces MFRPLAICVVAAAIFLTASVFPRQSRAEPAVVVSIKPINSLVAAVMEGVGEPYLLVRGGGSPHSFNLSPSDARALEGADLLIWVGRNLEQFLEGPLEALPHSAAVVSLAASDGIGLLAYREHAEAHDAHNLGSQGSDSAPEGHDHHNEDDYDPHLWLDLGNARAIVSLAATLLSQHDPSNESLYADNAQKTLVRLDALERSMESRLAPVKDKGYLVFHDGFQYLQRAFDLNEVGVVILSPDRQPGARRVREVRELLKASGAGCIFVEPQFKPEIVSIITEGLQVKVAEIDPLGADLEDGPELYFTLMERNAAALAKCLGGNQ; encoded by the coding sequence ATGTTCAGGCCTTTAGCCATCTGTGTCGTTGCTGCGGCAATATTTCTGACAGCAAGCGTTTTCCCCAGACAGTCACGTGCCGAGCCGGCCGTAGTGGTCTCGATCAAACCGATTAACTCATTAGTTGCGGCCGTGATGGAGGGCGTGGGGGAGCCCTATCTTCTCGTGCGCGGTGGCGGGTCACCGCATAGCTTCAACCTGAGCCCATCGGACGCTCGCGCCCTTGAGGGAGCGGATCTCCTGATTTGGGTGGGACGAAACCTTGAGCAGTTCTTGGAAGGACCTCTTGAGGCACTGCCGCATTCTGCCGCGGTGGTTTCGCTGGCGGCCTCGGACGGTATTGGGCTGCTGGCCTATAGAGAGCACGCCGAAGCCCACGATGCACATAACTTGGGGTCCCAGGGCAGTGATTCTGCCCCAGAGGGGCATGATCATCATAATGAGGACGATTACGACCCACATCTTTGGCTTGATCTGGGCAATGCCCGGGCGATTGTGAGTCTTGCCGCAACGTTGCTTTCGCAACACGACCCGTCGAATGAATCACTCTACGCAGACAATGCACAGAAAACGCTGGTTCGGCTTGATGCTTTGGAACGGTCGATGGAAAGTCGGTTGGCGCCAGTCAAGGACAAAGGCTATCTGGTGTTTCACGATGGTTTCCAGTATCTGCAACGTGCGTTCGACTTGAACGAGGTGGGTGTCGTGATCTTGTCACCGGATCGCCAGCCGGGCGCCCGGCGCGTACGTGAAGTGCGCGAGCTTTTGAAAGCCAGTGGCGCAGGTTGCATTTTTGTCGAGCCGCAGTTCAAGCCGGAGATTGTCTCCATTATCACCGAAGGCCTGCAAGTGAAGGTGGCGGAAATCGACCCGCTGGGCGCTGATTTGGAGGATGGGCCGGAGCTGTACTTCACCTTGATGGAGCGTAACGCTGCCGCTCTGGCAAAATGTCTGGGCGGGAACCAGTGA
- a CDS encoding phosphonopyruvate decarboxylase, whose amino-acid sequence MSDADRGINWPQEIYASFKAWDIRQVGYVPDAGHKQLIAACLDDPEITTSVLTTEEEGVGLLAGADLGGQRGALLMQSSGVGNCINTFSLLSLCGFPFLALVTMRGEWGEVNAWQMPMGQATPKVLGEMGFLVLRADQATEVAETLQSALALVFEGKQRVAVLLGQRLLGAKRF is encoded by the coding sequence ATGTCGGATGCAGACCGCGGTATCAATTGGCCGCAGGAAATTTATGCGTCGTTCAAAGCCTGGGATATTCGGCAAGTCGGCTATGTGCCGGACGCTGGACATAAACAGTTGATAGCGGCTTGCCTGGACGATCCGGAGATCACAACGAGCGTACTGACGACCGAAGAGGAAGGCGTTGGTTTGCTTGCGGGCGCCGATCTCGGTGGACAGCGCGGCGCGCTCCTCATGCAATCCAGTGGTGTTGGCAATTGCATCAACACCTTCTCACTTCTGAGCCTTTGCGGATTTCCCTTCTTGGCTTTAGTCACAATGCGCGGTGAGTGGGGAGAGGTGAATGCCTGGCAGATGCCGATGGGCCAGGCAACGCCGAAGGTTCTGGGTGAGATGGGGTTCTTGGTTCTTCGCGCTGATCAAGCGACCGAGGTAGCAGAGACACTACAATCGGCCTTGGCTTTGGTTTTCGAGGGGAAACAACGGGTCGCGGTTTTGCTGGGACAACGCCTGCTTGGAGCCAAAAGGTTCTAA
- a CDS encoding isocitrate lyase/PEP mutase family protein — protein sequence MNRGEKVQAFRALHVPGVPLVMPNPWDIGSAKLLVALGAKAIATTSSGYAFTLGIPDGGAMDRATAINHAATLAAAVDVPVSGDFENGYGDDPEVVAETVRLAAAAGLAGASIEDIALPAEDAYPFDLAVARIEAAVSAALDVDIVLTARADGWLRRSYDQDEAVRRCEAFAAAGAEVIYAPVVDEATTRRLTAIGPAVNVLAAPPMLDRPVSEIGAMGAARISIGGSLARVTHRAIVVAARAMLDDGDLRRLKATIGAAELSALIDG from the coding sequence ATGAACCGCGGCGAGAAAGTTCAAGCCTTTCGGGCACTCCATGTGCCCGGCGTGCCGCTGGTGATGCCCAATCCGTGGGATATTGGGTCGGCAAAGCTGCTGGTAGCGTTGGGGGCGAAGGCGATTGCCACCACGTCATCGGGATATGCCTTTACGCTCGGCATTCCCGACGGTGGGGCAATGGACCGGGCGACGGCAATCAACCATGCCGCAACGCTGGCCGCTGCTGTCGATGTGCCGGTCAGCGGTGATTTCGAGAATGGATACGGCGACGATCCTGAAGTTGTGGCTGAAACCGTGCGCCTGGCGGCCGCGGCAGGATTGGCCGGGGCGTCGATCGAGGATATCGCGTTGCCAGCCGAGGATGCCTATCCGTTCGATCTGGCTGTTGCCCGGATCGAGGCGGCTGTTTCGGCGGCGCTGGATGTTGACATCGTGCTGACCGCCCGGGCGGATGGATGGCTGCGTCGATCCTATGACCAGGACGAGGCCGTGCGCCGGTGTGAAGCTTTTGCGGCAGCAGGTGCCGAAGTGATCTACGCCCCCGTTGTCGATGAGGCTACGACCCGGCGGCTGACGGCGATTGGCCCGGCGGTCAATGTGCTTGCAGCGCCCCCGATGCTCGACCGCCCGGTGTCTGAAATCGGCGCCATGGGGGCGGCACGGATCTCGATCGGCGGTTCGCTGGCTCGTGTAACACACCGAGCCATAGTCGTTGCTGCACGGGCGATGCTTGACGATGGAGACCTGCGACGGCTCAAAGCGACGATCGGCGCGGCGGAACTCTCGGCGCTGATTGACGGCTGA
- a CDS encoding thiamine pyrophosphate-dependent enzyme produces the protein MIYTVDRRQAVARILENRPADLAVVTGLGTPTYDVAAAGDHPLNFYLWGAMGSAVMIGLGLALAQPKRRILVVTGDGEMLMGLGSLASAAVKGPENLGVLVLDNERYGETGGQKSHSGNTVKIADVAKSCGFPAAGTYSQPGELSDLRKKLLLEKGPVMAVLKVAAGEQARVLPERDGATLRLRFRAAVMAA, from the coding sequence ATGATCTATACAGTCGATCGCCGTCAAGCCGTCGCTCGGATTCTTGAGAATCGTCCAGCGGACTTGGCTGTTGTGACGGGGCTTGGAACACCGACTTATGACGTGGCTGCGGCCGGCGATCATCCATTAAACTTTTATCTTTGGGGAGCAATGGGCAGCGCCGTGATGATTGGCCTGGGCTTAGCTCTGGCTCAGCCCAAACGCCGAATTCTCGTTGTCACCGGAGATGGGGAAATGCTGATGGGGTTAGGGTCTCTCGCCAGTGCTGCGGTGAAGGGCCCCGAGAACCTGGGAGTTCTGGTCCTGGATAACGAGCGCTACGGCGAAACCGGAGGGCAAAAAAGTCACAGCGGCAATACCGTGAAGATTGCCGATGTTGCGAAGTCCTGCGGTTTCCCAGCAGCCGGCACTTATAGCCAGCCTGGTGAGCTGTCCGACCTGCGAAAGAAGTTGCTGCTTGAAAAGGGGCCGGTCATGGCGGTGCTGAAGGTGGCTGCCGGTGAACAGGCCAGGGTTTTGCCGGAGCGAGACGGCGCCACCCTGCGTTTGCGCTTTCGCGCAGCAGTCATGGCGGCGTGA
- a CDS encoding TRAP transporter substrate-binding protein, with amino-acid sequence MRKILAVALMAGGLSTYGVGASAETTWDMPTPYPDGNFLTQNVRQFAADVEKMSGGELKITVHSGASLFKMPEIKRAVRTGQAQIGEILLSAYGNENAIFEVDGVPFLATGYDNAWKLWEAQKPVLTDVLAEENLMPLFSGVWPGQGLYNQEEISSTSQMQGVKFRAYNAATSRLAELMGAVPTTVQYAEVPQAFSTGLVSAMLTSATTGVDVKSWDFLKVFYKTDAMHPKNLVFVNKDAFAALDDKTKQAVLDASAAAEKRAWEQSKVEAANAVKELGDNGMAVLDPPASLIADLEKIGAQMTKEWQEKAGENGQRLLDAYKAM; translated from the coding sequence ATGCGTAAAATTCTGGCCGTCGCATTGATGGCAGGAGGGCTTTCCACCTATGGCGTCGGTGCTTCGGCGGAAACGACCTGGGACATGCCCACGCCTTATCCGGATGGTAACTTTCTGACGCAGAACGTGCGGCAATTCGCGGCGGACGTTGAGAAAATGTCCGGTGGAGAGTTGAAGATCACGGTTCATAGCGGTGCTTCGCTTTTCAAGATGCCGGAGATCAAGCGGGCAGTTCGCACCGGTCAAGCCCAGATCGGTGAAATCCTCCTGTCTGCTTATGGCAATGAGAATGCGATTTTCGAAGTCGACGGCGTTCCGTTCCTGGCAACCGGATATGACAACGCCTGGAAGCTTTGGGAGGCGCAAAAGCCCGTGCTGACAGACGTGTTGGCGGAAGAGAACTTGATGCCGCTGTTTAGCGGGGTATGGCCGGGTCAGGGCCTCTACAACCAAGAGGAAATTAGCTCTACCTCGCAGATGCAGGGCGTGAAATTCCGTGCGTACAACGCGGCAACCTCTCGTCTTGCAGAGCTGATGGGCGCCGTTCCCACGACAGTGCAGTATGCCGAGGTGCCCCAGGCTTTCTCAACAGGTCTCGTTAGCGCGATGCTGACGTCAGCGACCACGGGGGTCGACGTCAAGTCATGGGACTTCTTGAAGGTGTTTTACAAGACCGATGCCATGCACCCGAAGAACCTCGTATTCGTGAACAAGGATGCTTTTGCGGCCCTCGATGACAAAACCAAGCAAGCCGTGCTCGATGCCTCAGCAGCGGCCGAGAAACGCGCTTGGGAGCAGTCCAAGGTTGAAGCCGCCAATGCCGTCAAGGAACTTGGCGACAACGGTATGGCGGTCTTGGATCCGCCCGCTTCATTGATCGCTGACCTGGAGAAGATCGGCGCTCAGATGACCAAGGAATGGCAGGAAAAGGCCGGCGAAAACGGTCAGCGCCTGCTTGACGCATACAAGGCGATGTAA
- a CDS encoding TRAP transporter small permease: MSLIRTSLDRLYRVCGYIAAILLAGIAILILAQIVGRFFGVLVPAANEMAGFFMAGSTFLALAYSFRAGSHIRVTLVLSVLPLKLRRFFDILVLVAGGALLAYSTWYTALLVKDSLRFGEVSDGLLGIPLAIPQSAMLFGLAMLTVAIVDELVNLLQGNTPSFEDSADVVLAKPDATTKTGH, from the coding sequence ATGTCCTTGATCAGAACTTCGCTTGATCGGCTTTACCGCGTGTGTGGATATATCGCCGCAATACTGCTCGCCGGTATTGCTATTCTTATTCTGGCTCAGATTGTCGGACGCTTTTTTGGCGTCCTGGTACCCGCTGCAAATGAGATGGCGGGCTTCTTCATGGCCGGTTCGACATTCTTGGCTCTTGCTTACTCCTTCCGGGCTGGGAGCCATATCAGGGTTACGCTCGTACTCTCGGTCCTACCGCTGAAACTGCGCCGTTTCTTCGACATTCTGGTGCTGGTCGCAGGCGGAGCTTTGCTTGCTTACTCGACCTGGTACACCGCACTGCTCGTGAAGGATTCGCTGAGGTTTGGTGAGGTGTCGGACGGGCTCCTCGGAATTCCGTTGGCAATCCCTCAGTCCGCAATGTTGTTCGGTTTGGCGATGTTGACGGTTGCCATCGTCGACGAGCTGGTAAATCTGCTGCAGGGCAATACGCCAAGTTTTGAAGACAGCGCCGATGTCGTATTGGCTAAACCCGACGCGACGACGAAGACGGGGCACTGA